A genomic segment from Glycine soja cultivar W05 chromosome 20, ASM419377v2, whole genome shotgun sequence encodes:
- the LOC114403787 gene encoding DNA mismatch repair protein MSH3 isoform X3, translated as MGKQKQQVISRFFAPKPKSPPPPPPPPPKISATVTFSPAKRRLTSNFTTSRKHPKLSPHTQNPVPPSLHQRFLQKLLEPSTPQQHPASSSKPPTYTPLEQQVLDLKAKHPDVLLMVEVGYKYRFFGQDAEHASRVLGIYAHMDHNFLTASIPTFRLNVHVRRLVTAGYKVGVVKQTETAAIKAHGSNRSAPFERGLSALYTKATLEAAPDLGGAEDGCGGESNYLLCVVEKSVLDEKGGVDARIGIVAVEISTGDVVFGEFCDGFLRSALEAVVLNLSPAELLLGDPLSKQTEKLLLDFAGPASNVRVERFSRDCFIDGGALAEVMTLYENMHIDSPSDSILSNDLTENRSQKLIIKEVMNMPDLAVQALALTIRHLKEFGFERILCSGASIRPFSSNTEMTLSANALQQLEVLKNNSDGSEIGSLLQIMNRTLTIFGSRLLRHWVSHPLCDQTLISARLHAVSEIAQSMGSCNSVKNLVRVEEDPDVAIVQPELAYTLSLVLTTLGRAPDIQRGITRIFHCTATPSEFVAVIQAILSAGKQLQQLNIGEGNNNTLRPNLLKKLILTASSDSVIGNAAKMLSSLNIDSADLGDLTKLIIASEGQFPEVIRAREAFKLAVEKLDSMIDFYRKRLGMKNLEFISISGTTHLIELSTDVKVPSNWVKVNSTKKTIRYHPPEVLTALDKLSLAKEELTVACRAAWNSFLTEFSKHYAEFQAAVQALAALDCLHSLAILSRNKGYVCPVFVDDHEPVQIQISSGRHPVLETTLQDNFVPNDTNMHADGEYCQIVTGPNMGGKSCYIRQVALIVIMAQHHQQNCMSWIGSTPGWVHLTVFSKGEAPS; from the exons ATGGGAAAGCAAAAGCAACAAGTGATTTCCCGCTTCTTCGCTCCCAAACCCAAatcccctcctcctcctcctcctcctcctcctaaaATCTCCGCCACCGTCACTTTCTCCCCCGCCAAACGCCGCCTTACTTCCAACTTCACCACCTCTCGCAAACACCCCAAACTCTCCCCCCACACCCAAAACCCCGTTCCCCCTTCACTCCACCAacgcttcctccagaagcttctcGAACCTTCCACCCCTCAACAACACCCCGCTTCCTCTTCCAAACCCCCAACCTACACTCCCCTCGAACAGCAAGTCCTTGACCTCAAAGCCAAACACCCCGACGTCCTCCTCATGGTGGAGGTCGGTTACAAGTACCGTTTCTTCGGCCAAGACGCCGAACACGCCTCCAGAGTCTTGGGCATTTACGCACACATGGACCACAACTTCTTAACCGCTAGCATACCAACTTTTCGGCTAAATGTCCACGTCAGGAGGCTCGTCACTGCCGGCTACAAGGTCGGCGTTGTCAAGCAGACCGAGACCGCCGCCATCAAGGCCCACGGCTCCAACCGCTCCGCCCCCTTCGAGCGCGGCCTGTCCGCGCTCTACACCAAGGCCACGCTCGAGGCCGCGCCGGACTTGGGGGGAGCGGAGGATGGGTGCGGCGGAGAGAGCAATTACTTGCTCTGTGTTGTGGAGAAGAGTGTTTTGGATGAGAAGGGTGGTGTTGATGCGAGGATTGGGATTGTTGCTGTGGAGATTTCGACCGGGGATGTTGTTTTTGGGGAGTTTTGTGATGGTTTTCTGAGGAGTGCGCTTGAGGCTGTTGTTCTGAACTTGTCTCCGGCTGAGTTGCTTCTCGGTGACCCTCTTTCGAAGCAAACGGAGAAG TTATTGCTGGATTTTGCTGGACCTGCCTCAAATGTTCGTGTGGAGCGTTTTTCACGAGATTGCTTCATTGATGGGGGTGCTCTTGCTGAAGTTATGACCTTGTACGAGAACATGCACATAGACAGTCCATCAGATTCAATACTAAGCAATGATTTGACTGAGAACAGAAGTCAAAAGTTAATAATCAAG GAGGTGATGAACATGCCAGATTTGGCTGTCCAAGCTTTGGCCTTAACTATTCGTCATTTGAAGGAATTTGGTTTTGAAAGAATTCTGTGTTCGGGAGCTTCTATTAGGCCTTTCTCAAGCAATACGGAAATGACCCTCTCAGCCAATGCACTTCAACAACTGGAG gttttaaaaaataacagtgATGGATCTGAGATCGGTTCTTTGCTGCAAATTATGAATCGTACTCTTACTATATTTGGCTCCAGGCTTCTTAGGCATTGG GTATCTCACCCATTGTGTGATCAAACCTTAATTTCTGCTCGTCTTCATGCTGTATCTGAAATTGCACAGTCCATGGGATCTTGTAATAGTGTGAAGAATCTTGTACGTGTTGAGGAAGATCCTGACGTAGCAATTGTGCAACCTGAGTTAGCATACACACTTTCACTGGTTTTGACAACTCTTGGCCGAGCACCTGATATACAACGTGGAATTACTAGAATTTTCCATTGCACTGCTACCCCATCTGAG TTTGTTGCAGTAATTCAAGCTATTTTGTCTGCTGGAAAACAGCTTCAACAACTTAACATAGGAGAGGGGAATAATAACACATTGCGCCCTAATCtgttaaaaaagttaattttgacTGCTTCCTCTGACAGTGTTATTGGAAATGCTGCAAAAATGTTGTCATCTTTAAACATAGACTCTGCTGATCTAGGAGATCTAACAAAATTGATTATTGCATCCGAGGGACAATTCCCAGAG GTCATTAGAGCTCGGGAGGCTTTCAAGCTGGCAGTGGAAAAACTAGATTCAATGATTGACTTCTATCGCAAACGGCTTGGAATGAAAAATTTGGAATTCATTAGTATTTCTGGAACAACCCATTTGATTGAG TTATCAACTGATGTAAAGGTTCCTTCAAACTGGGTCAAGGTAAATAGCACAAAGAAAACAATTCGGTATCACCCTCCTGAAGTATTGACAGCATTAGACAAGTTATCATTAGCAAAAGAGGAGCTCACTGTTGCCTGCCGAGCTGCCTGGAATAGCTTTCTTACGGAGTTCAGTAAACACTATGCTGAGTTCCAAGCTGCTGTTCAAGCACTAGCTGCTTTAGATTGTCTGCATTCACTTGCCATTCTTTCAAGAAATAAG GGTTATGTTTGCCCAGTGTTTGTAGATGATCATGAGCCTGTTCAGATACAGATTTCTTCTGGTAGACATCCG GTTTTGGAGACTACCTTACAAGACAATTTTGTCCCAAATGATACAAACATGCATGCAGATGGAGAGTACTGTCAGATTGTTACTGGACCCAATATGGGGGGAAAAAGTTGTTATATTCGCCAGGTGGCTCTGATTGTTATAATGGCTCAG CATCATCAGCAAAATTGCATGTCCTGGATAGGATCTACACCCGGATGGGTGCATCTGACAGTATTCAGCAAGGGAGAAGCACCTTCCTAG
- the LOC114403787 gene encoding DNA mismatch repair protein MSH3 isoform X2, translating to MGKQKQQVISRFFAPKPKSPPPPPPPPPKISATVTFSPAKRRLTSNFTTSRKHPKLSPHTQNPVPPSLHQRFLQKLLEPSTPQQHPASSSKPPTYTPLEQQVLDLKAKHPDVLLMVEVGYKYRFFGQDAEHASRVLGIYAHMDHNFLTASIPTFRLNVHVRRLVTAGYKVGVVKQTETAAIKAHGSNRSAPFERGLSALYTKATLEAAPDLGGAEDGCGGESNYLLCVVEKSVLDEKGGVDARIGIVAVEISTGDVVFGEFCDGFLRSALEAVVLNLSPAELLLGDPLSKQTEKLLLDFAGPASNVRVERFSRDCFIDGGALAEVMTLYENMHIDSPSDSILSNDLTENRSQKLIIKEVMNMPDLAVQALALTIRHLKEFGFERILCSGASIRPFSSNTEMTLSANALQQLEVLKNNSDGSEIGSLLQIMNRTLTIFGSRLLRHWVSHPLCDQTLISARLHAVSEIAQSMGSCNSVKNLVRVEEDPDVAIVQPELAYTLSLVLTTLGRAPDIQRGITRIFHCTATPSEVIRAREAFKLAVEKLDSMIDFYRKRLGMKNLEFISISGTTHLIELSTDVKVPSNWVKVNSTKKTIRYHPPEVLTALDKLSLAKEELTVACRAAWNSFLTEFSKHYAEFQAAVQALAALDCLHSLAILSRNKGYVCPVFVDDHEPVQIQISSGRHPVLETTLQDNFVPNDTNMHADGEYCQIVTGPNMGGKSCYIRQVALIVIMAQVGSFVPASSAKLHVLDRIYTRMGASDSIQQGRSTFLEELSETSHILNSCTEHSLVIIDELGRGTSTHDGMAIAHATLHYLLKQKRSMVLFVTHYPKIASLATEFPGSVAAYHVSHLISHDASKNSNLDHDVTYLYKLVPGVSERSFGFKVAQLAQLPSHCISRAIVMASKLEALVNSRIHGRSTKELLLDTLVIGQEKEQLMAQSLDRPHKEFDMAYKDFYLNLKAATQDDDWAKSFHLLEHARSIAKKLIGRSMQYV from the exons ATGGGAAAGCAAAAGCAACAAGTGATTTCCCGCTTCTTCGCTCCCAAACCCAAatcccctcctcctcctcctcctcctcctcctaaaATCTCCGCCACCGTCACTTTCTCCCCCGCCAAACGCCGCCTTACTTCCAACTTCACCACCTCTCGCAAACACCCCAAACTCTCCCCCCACACCCAAAACCCCGTTCCCCCTTCACTCCACCAacgcttcctccagaagcttctcGAACCTTCCACCCCTCAACAACACCCCGCTTCCTCTTCCAAACCCCCAACCTACACTCCCCTCGAACAGCAAGTCCTTGACCTCAAAGCCAAACACCCCGACGTCCTCCTCATGGTGGAGGTCGGTTACAAGTACCGTTTCTTCGGCCAAGACGCCGAACACGCCTCCAGAGTCTTGGGCATTTACGCACACATGGACCACAACTTCTTAACCGCTAGCATACCAACTTTTCGGCTAAATGTCCACGTCAGGAGGCTCGTCACTGCCGGCTACAAGGTCGGCGTTGTCAAGCAGACCGAGACCGCCGCCATCAAGGCCCACGGCTCCAACCGCTCCGCCCCCTTCGAGCGCGGCCTGTCCGCGCTCTACACCAAGGCCACGCTCGAGGCCGCGCCGGACTTGGGGGGAGCGGAGGATGGGTGCGGCGGAGAGAGCAATTACTTGCTCTGTGTTGTGGAGAAGAGTGTTTTGGATGAGAAGGGTGGTGTTGATGCGAGGATTGGGATTGTTGCTGTGGAGATTTCGACCGGGGATGTTGTTTTTGGGGAGTTTTGTGATGGTTTTCTGAGGAGTGCGCTTGAGGCTGTTGTTCTGAACTTGTCTCCGGCTGAGTTGCTTCTCGGTGACCCTCTTTCGAAGCAAACGGAGAAG TTATTGCTGGATTTTGCTGGACCTGCCTCAAATGTTCGTGTGGAGCGTTTTTCACGAGATTGCTTCATTGATGGGGGTGCTCTTGCTGAAGTTATGACCTTGTACGAGAACATGCACATAGACAGTCCATCAGATTCAATACTAAGCAATGATTTGACTGAGAACAGAAGTCAAAAGTTAATAATCAAG GAGGTGATGAACATGCCAGATTTGGCTGTCCAAGCTTTGGCCTTAACTATTCGTCATTTGAAGGAATTTGGTTTTGAAAGAATTCTGTGTTCGGGAGCTTCTATTAGGCCTTTCTCAAGCAATACGGAAATGACCCTCTCAGCCAATGCACTTCAACAACTGGAG gttttaaaaaataacagtgATGGATCTGAGATCGGTTCTTTGCTGCAAATTATGAATCGTACTCTTACTATATTTGGCTCCAGGCTTCTTAGGCATTGG GTATCTCACCCATTGTGTGATCAAACCTTAATTTCTGCTCGTCTTCATGCTGTATCTGAAATTGCACAGTCCATGGGATCTTGTAATAGTGTGAAGAATCTTGTACGTGTTGAGGAAGATCCTGACGTAGCAATTGTGCAACCTGAGTTAGCATACACACTTTCACTGGTTTTGACAACTCTTGGCCGAGCACCTGATATACAACGTGGAATTACTAGAATTTTCCATTGCACTGCTACCCCATCTGAG GTCATTAGAGCTCGGGAGGCTTTCAAGCTGGCAGTGGAAAAACTAGATTCAATGATTGACTTCTATCGCAAACGGCTTGGAATGAAAAATTTGGAATTCATTAGTATTTCTGGAACAACCCATTTGATTGAG TTATCAACTGATGTAAAGGTTCCTTCAAACTGGGTCAAGGTAAATAGCACAAAGAAAACAATTCGGTATCACCCTCCTGAAGTATTGACAGCATTAGACAAGTTATCATTAGCAAAAGAGGAGCTCACTGTTGCCTGCCGAGCTGCCTGGAATAGCTTTCTTACGGAGTTCAGTAAACACTATGCTGAGTTCCAAGCTGCTGTTCAAGCACTAGCTGCTTTAGATTGTCTGCATTCACTTGCCATTCTTTCAAGAAATAAG GGTTATGTTTGCCCAGTGTTTGTAGATGATCATGAGCCTGTTCAGATACAGATTTCTTCTGGTAGACATCCG GTTTTGGAGACTACCTTACAAGACAATTTTGTCCCAAATGATACAAACATGCATGCAGATGGAGAGTACTGTCAGATTGTTACTGGACCCAATATGGGGGGAAAAAGTTGTTATATTCGCCAGGTGGCTCTGATTGTTATAATGGCTCAG GTTGGTTCCTTTGTACCAGCATCATCAGCAAAATTGCATGTCCTGGATAGGATCTACACCCGGATGGGTGCATCTGACAGTATTCAGCAAGGGAGAAGCACCTTCCTAGAAGAACTAAGTGAGACTTCGCATATACTCAATAGTTGCACAGAACATTCACTGGTTATCATTGATGAGCTTGGGAGAGGTACAAGTACACATGATGGTATGGCCATTGCTCATGCGACATTGCATTATCTTCtgaagcaaaaaagaagcatGGTCCTCTTTGTCACTCACTATCCCAAGATTGCCAGCCTGGCAACTGAATTTCCTGGCTCTGTGGCAGCATATCACGTGTCACATCTGATCTCACATGATGCAAGTAAAAATTCCAACTTGGATCATGATGTCACTTACCTATACAAGCTAGTACCTGGTGTTTCAGAGAGGAGTTTTGGATTTAAGGTTGCCCAGCTTGCACAG TTACCTTCTCATTGCATCAGTCGAGCTATTGTCATGGCTTCTAAATTAGAAGCACTAGTAAACAGTAGAATACATGGTAGATCAACAAAGGAGCTATTATTGGACACGCTGGTGATTGGTCAAGAAAAAGAACAGCTTATGGCTCAATCACTTGATCGTCCACATAAAGAGTTTGATATGGCTTACAAAGATTtctatttaaacttaaaagctGCAACACAAGATGATGACTGGGCAAAAAGCTTTCATCTATTGGAACATGCCAGAAGCATTGCAAAGAAATTAATTGGCAG ATCAATGCAGTATGTGTAA
- the LOC114403787 gene encoding DNA mismatch repair protein MSH3 isoform X1: MGKQKQQVISRFFAPKPKSPPPPPPPPPKISATVTFSPAKRRLTSNFTTSRKHPKLSPHTQNPVPPSLHQRFLQKLLEPSTPQQHPASSSKPPTYTPLEQQVLDLKAKHPDVLLMVEVGYKYRFFGQDAEHASRVLGIYAHMDHNFLTASIPTFRLNVHVRRLVTAGYKVGVVKQTETAAIKAHGSNRSAPFERGLSALYTKATLEAAPDLGGAEDGCGGESNYLLCVVEKSVLDEKGGVDARIGIVAVEISTGDVVFGEFCDGFLRSALEAVVLNLSPAELLLGDPLSKQTEKLLLDFAGPASNVRVERFSRDCFIDGGALAEVMTLYENMHIDSPSDSILSNDLTENRSQKLIIKEVMNMPDLAVQALALTIRHLKEFGFERILCSGASIRPFSSNTEMTLSANALQQLEVLKNNSDGSEIGSLLQIMNRTLTIFGSRLLRHWVSHPLCDQTLISARLHAVSEIAQSMGSCNSVKNLVRVEEDPDVAIVQPELAYTLSLVLTTLGRAPDIQRGITRIFHCTATPSEFVAVIQAILSAGKQLQQLNIGEGNNNTLRPNLLKKLILTASSDSVIGNAAKMLSSLNIDSADLGDLTKLIIASEGQFPEVIRAREAFKLAVEKLDSMIDFYRKRLGMKNLEFISISGTTHLIELSTDVKVPSNWVKVNSTKKTIRYHPPEVLTALDKLSLAKEELTVACRAAWNSFLTEFSKHYAEFQAAVQALAALDCLHSLAILSRNKGYVCPVFVDDHEPVQIQISSGRHPVLETTLQDNFVPNDTNMHADGEYCQIVTGPNMGGKSCYIRQVALIVIMAQVGSFVPASSAKLHVLDRIYTRMGASDSIQQGRSTFLEELSETSHILNSCTEHSLVIIDELGRGTSTHDGMAIAHATLHYLLKQKRSMVLFVTHYPKIASLATEFPGSVAAYHVSHLISHDASKNSNLDHDVTYLYKLVPGVSERSFGFKVAQLAQLPSHCISRAIVMASKLEALVNSRIHGRSTKELLLDTLVIGQEKEQLMAQSLDRPHKEFDMAYKDFYLNLKAATQDDDWAKSFHLLEHARSIAKKLIGRSMQYV; the protein is encoded by the exons ATGGGAAAGCAAAAGCAACAAGTGATTTCCCGCTTCTTCGCTCCCAAACCCAAatcccctcctcctcctcctcctcctcctcctaaaATCTCCGCCACCGTCACTTTCTCCCCCGCCAAACGCCGCCTTACTTCCAACTTCACCACCTCTCGCAAACACCCCAAACTCTCCCCCCACACCCAAAACCCCGTTCCCCCTTCACTCCACCAacgcttcctccagaagcttctcGAACCTTCCACCCCTCAACAACACCCCGCTTCCTCTTCCAAACCCCCAACCTACACTCCCCTCGAACAGCAAGTCCTTGACCTCAAAGCCAAACACCCCGACGTCCTCCTCATGGTGGAGGTCGGTTACAAGTACCGTTTCTTCGGCCAAGACGCCGAACACGCCTCCAGAGTCTTGGGCATTTACGCACACATGGACCACAACTTCTTAACCGCTAGCATACCAACTTTTCGGCTAAATGTCCACGTCAGGAGGCTCGTCACTGCCGGCTACAAGGTCGGCGTTGTCAAGCAGACCGAGACCGCCGCCATCAAGGCCCACGGCTCCAACCGCTCCGCCCCCTTCGAGCGCGGCCTGTCCGCGCTCTACACCAAGGCCACGCTCGAGGCCGCGCCGGACTTGGGGGGAGCGGAGGATGGGTGCGGCGGAGAGAGCAATTACTTGCTCTGTGTTGTGGAGAAGAGTGTTTTGGATGAGAAGGGTGGTGTTGATGCGAGGATTGGGATTGTTGCTGTGGAGATTTCGACCGGGGATGTTGTTTTTGGGGAGTTTTGTGATGGTTTTCTGAGGAGTGCGCTTGAGGCTGTTGTTCTGAACTTGTCTCCGGCTGAGTTGCTTCTCGGTGACCCTCTTTCGAAGCAAACGGAGAAG TTATTGCTGGATTTTGCTGGACCTGCCTCAAATGTTCGTGTGGAGCGTTTTTCACGAGATTGCTTCATTGATGGGGGTGCTCTTGCTGAAGTTATGACCTTGTACGAGAACATGCACATAGACAGTCCATCAGATTCAATACTAAGCAATGATTTGACTGAGAACAGAAGTCAAAAGTTAATAATCAAG GAGGTGATGAACATGCCAGATTTGGCTGTCCAAGCTTTGGCCTTAACTATTCGTCATTTGAAGGAATTTGGTTTTGAAAGAATTCTGTGTTCGGGAGCTTCTATTAGGCCTTTCTCAAGCAATACGGAAATGACCCTCTCAGCCAATGCACTTCAACAACTGGAG gttttaaaaaataacagtgATGGATCTGAGATCGGTTCTTTGCTGCAAATTATGAATCGTACTCTTACTATATTTGGCTCCAGGCTTCTTAGGCATTGG GTATCTCACCCATTGTGTGATCAAACCTTAATTTCTGCTCGTCTTCATGCTGTATCTGAAATTGCACAGTCCATGGGATCTTGTAATAGTGTGAAGAATCTTGTACGTGTTGAGGAAGATCCTGACGTAGCAATTGTGCAACCTGAGTTAGCATACACACTTTCACTGGTTTTGACAACTCTTGGCCGAGCACCTGATATACAACGTGGAATTACTAGAATTTTCCATTGCACTGCTACCCCATCTGAG TTTGTTGCAGTAATTCAAGCTATTTTGTCTGCTGGAAAACAGCTTCAACAACTTAACATAGGAGAGGGGAATAATAACACATTGCGCCCTAATCtgttaaaaaagttaattttgacTGCTTCCTCTGACAGTGTTATTGGAAATGCTGCAAAAATGTTGTCATCTTTAAACATAGACTCTGCTGATCTAGGAGATCTAACAAAATTGATTATTGCATCCGAGGGACAATTCCCAGAG GTCATTAGAGCTCGGGAGGCTTTCAAGCTGGCAGTGGAAAAACTAGATTCAATGATTGACTTCTATCGCAAACGGCTTGGAATGAAAAATTTGGAATTCATTAGTATTTCTGGAACAACCCATTTGATTGAG TTATCAACTGATGTAAAGGTTCCTTCAAACTGGGTCAAGGTAAATAGCACAAAGAAAACAATTCGGTATCACCCTCCTGAAGTATTGACAGCATTAGACAAGTTATCATTAGCAAAAGAGGAGCTCACTGTTGCCTGCCGAGCTGCCTGGAATAGCTTTCTTACGGAGTTCAGTAAACACTATGCTGAGTTCCAAGCTGCTGTTCAAGCACTAGCTGCTTTAGATTGTCTGCATTCACTTGCCATTCTTTCAAGAAATAAG GGTTATGTTTGCCCAGTGTTTGTAGATGATCATGAGCCTGTTCAGATACAGATTTCTTCTGGTAGACATCCG GTTTTGGAGACTACCTTACAAGACAATTTTGTCCCAAATGATACAAACATGCATGCAGATGGAGAGTACTGTCAGATTGTTACTGGACCCAATATGGGGGGAAAAAGTTGTTATATTCGCCAGGTGGCTCTGATTGTTATAATGGCTCAG GTTGGTTCCTTTGTACCAGCATCATCAGCAAAATTGCATGTCCTGGATAGGATCTACACCCGGATGGGTGCATCTGACAGTATTCAGCAAGGGAGAAGCACCTTCCTAGAAGAACTAAGTGAGACTTCGCATATACTCAATAGTTGCACAGAACATTCACTGGTTATCATTGATGAGCTTGGGAGAGGTACAAGTACACATGATGGTATGGCCATTGCTCATGCGACATTGCATTATCTTCtgaagcaaaaaagaagcatGGTCCTCTTTGTCACTCACTATCCCAAGATTGCCAGCCTGGCAACTGAATTTCCTGGCTCTGTGGCAGCATATCACGTGTCACATCTGATCTCACATGATGCAAGTAAAAATTCCAACTTGGATCATGATGTCACTTACCTATACAAGCTAGTACCTGGTGTTTCAGAGAGGAGTTTTGGATTTAAGGTTGCCCAGCTTGCACAG TTACCTTCTCATTGCATCAGTCGAGCTATTGTCATGGCTTCTAAATTAGAAGCACTAGTAAACAGTAGAATACATGGTAGATCAACAAAGGAGCTATTATTGGACACGCTGGTGATTGGTCAAGAAAAAGAACAGCTTATGGCTCAATCACTTGATCGTCCACATAAAGAGTTTGATATGGCTTACAAAGATTtctatttaaacttaaaagctGCAACACAAGATGATGACTGGGCAAAAAGCTTTCATCTATTGGAACATGCCAGAAGCATTGCAAAGAAATTAATTGGCAG ATCAATGCAGTATGTGTAA